The Plasmodium vinckei vinckei genome assembly, chromosome: PVVCY_14 genome window below encodes:
- a CDS encoding coronin, putative: MASDIPCIKNLYSDPWNSTFDDLQICTRITESCGIACSSEYIATPWQVQGGGVIGVIKLENMYRNPPVYKLKGHTSTILDIQFNPCYSEVIASSSEDMSIRIWEVCNKEDKPEEIKNPLCILNGHKKKVTIIDWNPLNYYILSSSSFDSTVNIWDIENEKKAFNISMPQKLTSLKWNYTGTLLSATCLNKKLHIIDPRQEKICTSFIAHTGGKCAKNIWIDGYSGNENYILSTGFCKNYMREIKLWDLKNISDPISTISIDNASAPLLPHYDESIGIIYVIGKGDGNCRYYQHSEGVLRKINEYKSCLPFKSFGFLPKQVCNIYKCEIGRIYKNENNKSIKPISFYVPRKNPNIFQEDLYPPIIMHDPNYSSKSWINGDNLEINRINIKDLTDADIKISKKFKSVPKSRDSILIGDPCLDKRSFIIRQFTKRFTFFKKNNNIEFNNNLNISPESSININDSEQTEENKKTKFSIEDIDSDKNKNSPISSRVKEEYVQTETIEFNKIEENTNSNKFLDTITCKKLFVKSN; this comes from the exons ATGGCGAGCGACATTCCTTGTATCAAAAATTTGTATT cGGACCCATGGAACAGTACCTTCGATGATTTGCAAATCTGTACGAGGATCACCGAATCGTGTGGGATAGCATGTAGTTCTGAATATATAgca acaCCCTGGCAAGTTCAAGGGGGAGGGGTAATAGGAGTCataaaattagaaaatatgTACAGAAATCCACctgtatataaattaaaaggaCATACATCTACCATATTAGATATTCAGTTTAATCCATGTTATAGTGAAGTTATTGCATCTAGTTCTGAAGACATGTCTATAAGAATTTGGGAAGTATGTAATAAAGAAGATAAACcagaagaaataaaaaatccattatgtatattaaacgggcataaaaaaaaagtaacaATAATTGATTGGAATccattaaattattatattttaagttCCTCTAGTTTTGATTCAACTGTAAATATATGGGATATTGAAAATGAGAAAAAGGCTTTTAATATAAGTATGCCTCAAAAATTAACATCACTAAAATGGAATTATACGGGTACATTATTAAGTGCAACatgtttaaataaaaagctTCATATAATAGATCCACGacaagaaaaaatatgtacaagTTTTATTGCTCATACAGGTGGTAAATgtgcaaaaaatatatggataGATGGATATAGTGGGAATgagaattatatattaagtactggtttttgtaaaaattatatgagagaaataaaattatgggatcttaaaaatatatccgATCCTATTAGTACAATATCTATAGATAATGCATCTGCACCTTTATTACCACACTATGATGAAAGTATAGggattatatatgtaattgGTAAAGGTGATGGTAATTGTCGATACTATCAACATTCTGAAGGAgttttaagaaaaataaatgaatataaatcatGTTTACCATTTAAATCATTTGGATTTTTACCAAAACAagtatgtaatatatataaatgtgaaATAGgtagaatatataaaaatgaaaataataaaagtattAAACCTATATCCTTTTATGTACCAAGAAAGAAtccaaatatatttcaagaAGATTTATATCCCCCTATAATTATGCATGATCCTAATTATAGTTCTAAAAGCTGGATAAATGGGGATAATTTAGAAATTAAcagaataaatattaaagacTTAACAGATgctgatataaaaattagtaaaaaatttaaaagcGTACCAAAATCTAGGGATAGTATACTTATTGGAGATCCATGTTTAGATAAAAgaagttttattattagacAGTTTACTAAAAGgttcacattttttaaaaaaaataataacattgaatttaataataatttaaatattagtCCTGAATCatctattaatattaatgattCCGAACAAactgaagaaaataaaaaaacaaaattttctATTGAGGATATAGAtagtgataaaaataaaaatagtccAATTTCTAGTAGAGTGAAAGAAGAATATGTTCAAACTGAAACAATTgagtttaataaaattgaagaaaataccaattcaaataaatttttagaCACTATAACATgcaaaaaattgtttgtAAAGTCTAACTAG
- a CDS encoding thymidylate kinase, putative, protein MDNLNENINTHSKKGNFIVFEGVDRSGKSTQSKLFVDYLKNNNIQVKHLCFPNRETTIGKIIANYLKMENAFSNETIHLLFSANRWEMMDEIKNLLMNGIWVVCDRYAYSGVAYSSGALKLSKEWCMNPDKGLIKPDAVCYLNLPPNHAQNRSEYGKEIYEKFEVQKRIYEAYKHFSNEDYWINIDATKSIQEIHNTIVEEISKKCPSKNTQFEYLWS, encoded by the exons atggacaatttaaatgaaaatattaataccCATTCTAAGAAGGgaaattttattgtatttgAAGGAGTTGATAG aTCGGGAAAATCAACACAATCAAAACTATTTGTAGACTATCTCAAAAATAACAACATTCAAGTGAAGCATTTATGCTTTCCAA aTAGGGAAACCACTAttggaaaaataattgctaattatttaaaaatggaaaacgcattttcaaatgaaacaattcatttattattttctgcAAACCGATGGGAAATGat ggatgaaataaaaaatttacttATGAATGGTATATGGGTTGTTTGCGATAGATATGCATATTCTGGAGTAGCTTATTCATCAGGAGCATTG AAATTGTCAAAAGAGTGGTGTATGAATCCAGATAAAGGCCTCATCAAACCTGATGCTGTTTGCTATTTAAACCTCCCTCCTAATCACGCACAAAACAGATCGGAATACG GTAAAgaaatttatgaaaaatttgaaGTTCAAAAACGAATTTATGAAgcatataaacatttttcaaatgaGGATTATTGGATAAACATAGACGCAACAAAAAGTATACAA GAAATACATAACACCATAGTTGAAgaaatttcaaaaaaatgccCCTCCAAAAATACACAATTTGAGTACTTATGGtcttaa
- a CDS encoding ATP-dependent RNA helicase DRS1, putative: MEDKIEKENKEYSNLNDDEMVEGVENEEKENLLIEKNTLWSDLHISKPLLKVLYELKFENPTHIQKDVIPLALEGKSILANSETGSGKTLAFVLPMLERLLYSPNIKMRRENRKSVNITKALILLPTRELAMQCYDVINSLIKYSPITCSLFCGGIDPKEQENEYKKKKDIFVCTPGRILDLLLNSSNDFIDYLEIVIFDEADKLLELGFKEECLKILDVCKFKKQILFFSATLTKDIKELASFSLRNPIFIQSGSKNKQTNKNLKSFKISENLHQEFLNIINEKYRKASLLHLCNEVYKSNCIIFFKTRKETHLMYILLKLLNFKCEELHGLMTQKKRIESILKFKNQEVDFLLCTELASRGIDIDHVKYIINYSLPANVVKYVHRIGRTARIGKKGTACTFYLPKEKENLKKIIKGVKKNNNSKIYKRVISEENILHWDSIIKKNKKKMEEILENENVEKEIEKSDISINKIKNLITFKDEIYNRPKKTWFISSKEKSKLRKMNFKNEVMKSKGYLNKDGKEKMETNKPNEDNNNRSKKHNNNDKTKKKNKKKRKLDEEEDDEDEEQNMKKKLKSYRSIIRDLKLNILPNKKDKNSKFELNKKNENDHKGDFKIHKNFNKNKGKIKKRRK, from the coding sequence atggaagACAAAATTGAAAAGGAAAACAAAGAATATAGCAATTTAAATGATGATGAAATGGTTGAGGGAGTGGAAAATGAAGAGAAGGAAAATTTATTgatcgaaaaaaatacgTTATGGAGTGATTTACATATTTCTAAGCCACTTTTAAAAgttttatatgaattaaaatttgaaaatccAACGCATATACAAAAAGATGTTATTCCATTAGCATTGGAAGGGAAAAGTATTTTAGCTAACTCAGAAACAGGGTCAGGTAAAACATTAGCATTTGTATTACCAATGTTAGAAAGATTATTGTATAGtccaaatataaaaatgagaagagaaaatagaaaaagtgtaaatataacaaaagcATTAATACTTTTACCAACTAGGGAGCTTGCTATGCAATGTTATGATGTCATAAAtagtttaataaaatattcacCAATAACTTGTTCTCTTTTTTGTGGTGGTATAGATCCAAAGGAAcaagaaaatgaatataaaaaaaagaaagatatatttgtatgtaCACCTGGTAGGATTTtagatttattattaaattcttCTAATGATTTTATAGATTATTTAGAAATAGTGATTTTTGATGAAGCagataaattattagaaTTAGGTTTTAAAGAGGAgtgtttaaaaatattagatgtttgtaaatttaaaaaacagatattatttttttcagcAACATTAacaaaagatataaaagaGCTAGCTAGTTTTTCATTACGTAATcctatatttattcaatCTGGAAgtaaaaacaaacaaacaaataagaatctaaaaagttttaaaatatctGAAAATTTACATCaagaatttttaaatattattaatgaaaaatatagaaaagcATCTCTTTTACATTTATGTAATGAGGTATATAAAAGtaattgtataattttttttaagacaAGAAAGGAAACTCatttaatgtatatattattaaaattacttaattttaaatgtgAAGAATTACATGGTTTAATGacacaaaaaaagagaattgaatctatattaaaatttaaaaatcaagaggttgattttttattatgtactGAGTTAGCATCAAGAGGAATAGATATAGAtcatgtaaaatatattattaattatagtTTACCTGCTAATGTAGTGAAATATGTACATAGGATAGGTAGGACAGCAAGAATAGGAAAAAAAGGAACAGCTTgtactttttatttacctaaagaaaaagaaaatttgaaaaaaataataaaaggtgtaaaaaaaaataataattcaaaaatatataaaagagtTATAtcagaagaaaatatattacattgggatagtataataaaaaaaaataaaaaaaaaatggaagaaATTTTGGAGAATGAAAATGTTGAAAAAGAAATCGAAAAATCAGATATatctattaataaaataaaaaatttaattacatttaaagatgaaatatataatagacCTAAAAAAACATGGTTTATATCAAGTAaagaaaaatcaaaattaagaaaaatgaatttcAAAAATGAAGTAATGAAATCAAAAggatatttaaataaagatggaaaagaaaaaatggaaacCAATAAACCAAatgaagataataataatcgTAGTAAAAagcataataataatgataaaacaaaaaagaagaataaaaagaaaagaaaattagATGAAGAAGAGGATGATGAGGATGAAGaacaaaatatgaaaaaaaaactaaaaagTTATCGTTCAATTATAAGAGATTTAaagttaaatattttaccaaataaaaaagataagaATAGTAAATTTGaattgaataaaaaaaatgagaatGATCATAAGGGTGATTTtaaaattcataaaaattttaataaaaataagggTAAGATAAAGAAAAGACGGAAATAA
- a CDS encoding tryptophan--tRNA ligase, putative: MKKGKIIILYFLIVIHINFYKNVKIKKKWGNIFYLYNTPPLNKQKKNFQLKNSCTFLTGIKPSGSIHLGNYIGCLSPIINLEAQKEENYTNDAKRINKIILIADLHSLTNINNIFSLKQNVVDSVKTMISLIINMYMKKKNYIDIYINDINIEHIIKQLNINIKDDINIQNLLSFNDDNMYLNLSEVCKQKDIFTSQHQNLNTNKQNDNHKFCTKSNIKQKHYFYIIKQSDIQQHTSLYYLINSFSSINMLNSHIHIKVSENKKSFSLFSYPNLMLSDIMLYKPHYLIIGLDQKKNIEIIKKISKKINTSLNKHIIKLPKIYSSKFNIEIMNLDGHNKMSKDKELSTCQNLHKVIYLFDNKNIIEDKIRRSKTDNYNTLIYANHDRKEINNLINMYFFFFYHKIKNIYYNLNNSKEENDKILSLQNSLFLNNTIEQNPQSQPMNIHNQPDENLQNYNHLPKTHNEKIILKKYNINPNFNVNIINNILSNYNNNYQHFKYDLSQLIYNHFRFSKYCYDKLHSEHALISNLLKIGKQCLYEKASKTYKSFKRNLNI; encoded by the exons atgaaaaaaggaaaaataataattttatattttcttatagTTATTCatatcaatttttataaaaatgttaaaatcaaaaaaaaatgggggaatatattttacttatATAATACCCCCCCACtaaacaaacaaaaaaaaaacttccAACTGAAAAATAGTTGTACGTTTCTAACTGGGATTAAA cCAAGTGGAAGTATACACCTAGGGAACTACATAGGTTGCTTATCTCCCATTATAAATCTTGAAGCTCAAAAAGAGGAAAACTACACAAATGATGCAAAAcgaataaacaaaataatccTAATTGCCGATCTACATAGTCTgacaaatattaataatatattttcattaaagcAAAATGTTGTCGACTCAGTAAAGACTATGATTTCTTTGATTATAAACATGtacatgaaaaaaaaaaactacaTCGATATCTATATAAATgacataaatatagaacACATTATTAAACAActtaatataaacataaaggatgatataaatatccAAAAtctattatcatttaatgATGACAATATGTATCTCAATTTATCAGAAGTATGCAAACAAAAAGACATTTTTACTTCACAACaccaaaatttaaatacaaataaacaaaatgataatcataaattttgtacaaaatcaaatattaaacaaaaacattatttttacataattaaaCAATCTGATATACAACAACACACAtctctttattatttaataaattctttttcttcCATTAATATGCTAAACtcacatatacatataaaagttagtgaaaataaaaaatcctTTTCCTTATTTTCCTATCCAAATTTAATGTTATCAGATATTATGCTTTATAAACCTcactatttaataatagggttagatcaaaaaaaaaacattgaaattataaaaaaaatttcaaaaaaaattaatacatccttaaataagcatataattaaattgcccaaaatatattcttcaAAATTCAATATCgaaataatgaatttgGATggacataataaaatgagtAAAGATAAAGAATTATCAACTTGTCAAAATTTACATAAAGTTATTTATCtatttgataataaaaatataatcgAAGACAAAATTCGAAGAAGTAAAACAGATAATTACAACACATTAATATATGCTAATCATGATAGAaaagaaattaataatcttattaatatgtatttcttctttttttatcataaaattaaaaatatatattataatttaaataattctaaAGAGGAAAACGATAAAATTCTTTCCCTTCAAAACTctctatttttaaataacacTATAGAACAAAACCCCCAATCTCAGCCTATGAATATCCACAATCAACCTGACGAAAATCTGCAAAATTATAACCATCTACCCAAAACacataatgaaaaaattattttaaaaaaatataatatcaacccaaattttaatgtaaatattataaataatatccTATCTaactataataataattatcaacattttaaatatgatcTGTCTCAACTAATATATAACCATTTCAGATTCTCAAAGTATTGTTATGATAAACTTCATTCCGAACATGCATTAATaagtaatttattaaagatTGGGAAACAATGCTTATATGAAAAGGCTTCCAAAACATATAAG AGTTTCAAGagaaatttaaatatataa